The following coding sequences are from one Amphiprion ocellaris isolate individual 3 ecotype Okinawa chromosome 19, ASM2253959v1, whole genome shotgun sequence window:
- the yipf2 gene encoding protein YIPF2 produces MASPNDLQFQEFEEAAELLSADPGASTLSIPATNSPTSASGGGEDVKLDLSEDEEGHEESSELLGGQKPGGSFWTFEYYQSFFNVDTMQVLDRVKGSVMPLPGRNFIKHHLRSNPDLYGPFWICVTLVFSVVISGNLSTFLSKKGDPNYHYRPQFHRVTIAAVVIFMYAWLVPVGLWGFLKWRQSTERQIGGYSILETVCVYGYSLFIYIPTSVLWIIPYEWVHWTLILVAMVISGSVLVLTFWPVVRDDTRVMAVATVATIVVLHTLLAVGCKLYFFQTADPVQKPTTPPPIHVTLNTTKPH; encoded by the exons ATGGCCAGTCCAAATGATCTACAATTCCAAG AGTTTGAGgaagctgcagagctgctgtctgCAGACCCAGGCGCCTCCACACTCAGCATACCTGCCACTAACTCCCCCACCTCAGcatctggaggaggagaggatgtaAAACTGGACCTATcggaggatgaggagggtcACGAGGAGAGCTCAGAG CTCTTAGGAGGACAGAAACCAGGTGGCAGCTTCTGGACCTTTGAGTACTATCAGTCTTTCTTTAATGTGGACACGATGCAG GTACTGGACAGAGTAAAGGGGTCAGTAATGCCGCTACCTGGAAGAAACTTTATTAAACACCACCTTCGGAGTAACCCAGATCTGTACG gtcCGTTCTGGATTTGTGTGACGCTGGTGTTCTCGGTGGTGATCAGTGGGAACCTCTCCACCTTCCTCAGTAAGAAAGGAGACCCTAACTACCACTACAGGCCACAGTTCCACAGAG TCACCATAGCTGCAGTCGTGATCTTCATGTATGCCTGGCTGGTGCCCGTTGGTTTATGGGGTTTCCTGAAATGGAGACAAAGCACCGAGAGGCAGATTGGAGGTTATTCCATCCtggagactgtgtgtgtttacggCTACTCCCTGTTCATCTACATCCCCACCTCA GTTTTGTGGATCATTCCATACGAGTGGGTGCACTGGACGCTGATcctggttgccatggtgatctcCGGCTCGGTCCTCGTCCTCACCTTCTGGCCCGTCGTCCGCGACGACACCAGGGTGATGGCGGTGGCCACGGTGGCGACCATCGTGGTTCTGCACACGCTGCTGGCCGTCGGCTGTAAG CTCTACTTCTTCCAGACAGCAGACCCCGTACAGAAACCTACGACTCCTCCTCCGATTCATGTAACACTGAACACCACCAAACCCCACTGA
- the timm29 gene encoding mitochondrial import inner membrane translocase subunit Tim29 has product MASFRVVRRNLCAAAEAAAAPVSRSRWEKLKNSKAGVWCRSLFSDYKEACREMVVGAWERPLKASVYGTLLGGAYACFYTKPDRTSFEADLLERSNQLGLLSPWIRSGTSDGHVQSLVKLRNEGRLRHASLGLLSLMYRADYDPDATLYEAQCSNLSVPWRELPHRVLDVGFAGRWWILDSKMKDYDVNEAEFKRLPLYMQVTSAPSVQEVERNERLHRESWLPLTVEDEEKETNVEDEMESEVRPVQAVVEEQTQA; this is encoded by the exons ATGGCTTCGTTTCGAGTCGTGAGGAGAAATCTCTGTGCTGCGGCTGAAGCAGCGGCTGCTCCGGTCAGCAGGAGCCGCTGGGAGAAGCTGAAGAACAGCAAAGCCG GTGTTTGGTGTCGCAGCTTGTTCTCTGACTATAAGGAGGCGTGCAGGGAGATGGTAGTCGGTGCCTGGGAGCGTCCGCTCAAAGCCTCGGTGTACGGGACTCTGCTGGGCGGCGCCTACGCCTGTTTCTACACTAAACCCGACCGAACGTCCTTCGAGGCCGACCTGCTGGAGCGCTCCAACCAGCTGGGGCTGCTGTCGCCGTGGATACGCAGCGGAACCTCCGACGGCCACGTACAGAGCCTGGTGAAGCTTCGTAACGAGGGTCGGCTCCGTCACGCCAGCCTGGGCCTCCTCTCCTTGATGTACCGCGCCGACTACGACCCCGACGCCACGCTGTACGAGGCCCAGTGCTCCAACCTGTCGGTGCCCTGGAGGGAGCTCCCTCACAGGGTGCTGGACGTCGGGTTCGCCGGGCGCTGGTGGATCCTGGACTCAAAGATGAAGGACTACGATGTAAACGAGGCGGAATTCAAGCGCCTGCCGCTGTACATGCAGGTAACGTCAGCACCCAGCGTTCAGGAGGTGGAAAGGAATGAAAGGTTACACAGAGAGTCCTGGTTACCGCTGACAGTGGAGGACGAggagaaagaaacaaatgtGGAGGACGAGATGGAGAGTGAAGTGAGACCAGTACAAGCAGTGGTGGAGGAGCAGACTCAAGCTTGA